In Streptomyces sp. NBC_01707, a genomic segment contains:
- a CDS encoding MBL fold metallo-hydrolase: MQQKNRPFEPADVQMRARELAYGVYAVMATDVDDTDHTATNAGFIVGDSGVLVVESLSNGRLASQVIGEVRKVTALPIRFLVNTSFHGDHCFGNFAFPSQTVIIHHEKTKHVIDERFEQDRAFMIDLLGADVGIEEAVARSADVTVSGSCSVDLGGKHVDIEHIGYAQTDGDLIVRMREDDIVFVGNMLQAPPPAFPWLLEGRADEALVTYRRLHDILDDDTLIVPGHGRPMRRADILHSINYLTKLTSLARDARDKGLSAAQVREALAMKEYSDYSMYEHIHFQVNIPAVLNAE, from the coding sequence ATGCAGCAGAAGAACAGACCTTTCGAACCTGCCGATGTCCAGATGCGCGCGCGCGAACTCGCCTATGGCGTATACGCAGTCATGGCAACAGACGTCGACGACACCGACCACACCGCGACCAACGCCGGCTTCATCGTGGGTGATTCCGGAGTGCTGGTGGTCGAATCGCTCAGCAACGGCCGTTTGGCGTCCCAGGTCATCGGCGAGGTGCGTAAAGTGACCGCGCTGCCCATTCGATTCCTGGTCAACACCAGTTTCCACGGCGATCATTGCTTCGGAAATTTCGCCTTTCCGTCACAGACGGTGATCATTCACCATGAGAAGACCAAGCATGTGATCGACGAGCGCTTCGAGCAGGACCGCGCGTTCATGATTGACTTGCTCGGCGCGGACGTCGGCATCGAGGAGGCGGTAGCACGCTCAGCGGACGTCACGGTCTCCGGGTCGTGCTCCGTGGATCTGGGGGGCAAGCATGTGGACATTGAGCACATCGGCTATGCCCAGACTGACGGCGACCTCATCGTCCGCATGCGCGAAGACGACATCGTCTTCGTCGGGAACATGCTGCAGGCGCCGCCCCCGGCATTCCCCTGGCTGCTGGAGGGGCGCGCCGACGAGGCGCTCGTCACCTACCGGCGCCTGCACGACATCCTCGACGATGACACCCTGATCGTTCCGGGCCACGGCCGACCTATGCGCCGTGCAGACATCCTGCACTCGATCAACTACCTCACGAAGCTGACCAGCCTGGCACGGGACGCCCGGGACAAGGGACTGTCAGCCGCTCAGGTCCGCGAAGCGCTCGCGATGAAGGAATACAGCGACTACAGCATGTACGAACACATCCACTTCCAGGTCAACATCCCCGCAGTGCTGAACGCGGAATGA
- a CDS encoding MarR family transcriptional regulator → MATLPADLPGRDATGESALLPPELRAWMGLLAAAGAIEQQLRSRVKETLGISHDEFLVLCLLADGPATGLRMTQIAERLGRPKTRLTYQVACLQHAGLITRSTACGDRRGIQVTLTDKAQQLLREASGTLAEAVTRAIKGLGGPHDCALMHSLLPTADAEDST, encoded by the coding sequence ATGGCCACCCTCCCCGCCGACCTGCCCGGACGTGACGCGACCGGCGAGTCCGCCTTGCTGCCGCCCGAACTGCGGGCCTGGATGGGACTGCTGGCCGCAGCCGGCGCGATCGAGCAGCAACTGCGTTCCCGCGTGAAGGAGACGCTCGGGATCTCCCACGACGAGTTCCTCGTGCTGTGCCTCCTGGCGGACGGGCCCGCCACCGGCCTGCGCATGACGCAGATCGCCGAACGCCTCGGCCGCCCCAAGACTCGGCTCACCTACCAGGTCGCCTGCCTCCAGCACGCCGGACTGATCACCCGCAGCACCGCCTGCGGCGACCGACGGGGCATCCAGGTGACGCTCACCGACAAGGCACAGCAGCTCCTTCGAGAAGCCTCCGGCACGCTGGCCGAAGCCGTCACCCGAGCCATCAAGGGCCTGGGGGGTCCGCACGACTGCGCGCTGATGCACAGCCTGCTGCCGACGGCGGATGCCGAGGACAGCACGTAG
- a CDS encoding YceI family protein has protein sequence MSMAVETGTWQLDPARSTVGVRHKTMWGMVTVKGTFTGLTGGGEVGPDGSANGSITLDATSLDTKNAKRDTHLRSADFFDAERHPELTFAVHSATPADDRTVQVAGQLTARGISRPQSLTAHLTEASTEAVTLTAEFTVDREQFSMGWNQLGMIRGATTVTASLRFVRATS, from the coding sequence ATGTCCATGGCAGTCGAAACCGGCACCTGGCAGCTCGACCCCGCCCGTTCCACCGTCGGCGTCCGGCACAAGACGATGTGGGGCATGGTCACGGTGAAGGGCACCTTCACCGGTCTCACAGGCGGGGGCGAGGTGGGCCCCGACGGTTCCGCCAACGGTTCGATCACCCTGGACGCCACCTCCCTGGACACCAAGAACGCCAAGCGCGACACGCACCTGCGGTCCGCCGACTTCTTCGACGCAGAACGGCACCCCGAGCTCACCTTCGCCGTGCACAGCGCGACTCCCGCGGACGACAGGACGGTCCAGGTCGCCGGTCAGCTGACCGCGCGGGGCATCAGCCGCCCACAGTCCTTGACCGCGCACCTCACCGAGGCGAGCACCGAAGCAGTCACGCTCACGGCGGAGTTCACCGTGGACCGGGAACAGTTCAGCATGGGCTGGAACCAGCTGGGCATGATACGCGGCGCGACCACCGTCACCGCATCCCTCCGCTTCGTCCGCGCGACGTCCTGA
- a CDS encoding cupin domain-containing protein codes for MDSVSRLLRMARLEAALDKRCLLGAGTRMDVPAYGQLEAPFHVLLEGACRLQVGTVLLDLHPGDVVMIPRGTPHRVITDGEAGPTGTTETAGDVFVTTRSEHGGKPVIDLFCGHYTFGAGAGSLLFASLPDPVHVSFGQSAESDEVLRMLSALMRGEARREGEGTAAILSALCTVLLAMVLRTSRGDTTRTTLWTAAADGRIASAVEGMLNEPGADWTIERLSRTAAMSRATFLRQFTRDTGTTVGAFLTRARLMAAGELLTTTDATVATVAGQVGYSSESAFSRAFRAHIGTTPARFRRERTRVPGATKTG; via the coding sequence ATGGACTCAGTCAGCCGACTGCTGCGCATGGCCCGCCTCGAAGCCGCCCTCGACAAGCGCTGCCTGCTCGGAGCCGGTACCAGGATGGACGTGCCGGCATACGGGCAGCTGGAGGCACCCTTCCACGTGCTGCTGGAAGGCGCATGCCGACTGCAGGTGGGCACGGTCCTCCTCGACCTGCACCCCGGAGACGTGGTGATGATCCCGAGGGGCACCCCGCACCGGGTGATCACTGACGGCGAAGCCGGCCCGACAGGGACGACGGAGACCGCCGGCGACGTGTTCGTGACCACGCGCAGTGAGCACGGCGGCAAGCCCGTCATCGACCTGTTCTGCGGGCACTACACCTTCGGCGCCGGTGCGGGATCGCTACTGTTCGCAAGCCTGCCCGACCCGGTACATGTCTCCTTCGGGCAGTCGGCCGAGAGCGACGAGGTGCTGCGCATGCTGAGCGCCCTGATGCGCGGTGAGGCGCGACGCGAGGGCGAGGGCACTGCGGCGATCCTCTCTGCTCTGTGCACCGTGCTGCTGGCGATGGTGCTGCGCACCTCCCGGGGCGACACCACGCGGACGACGCTGTGGACCGCGGCGGCCGACGGCCGCATCGCGTCGGCTGTCGAGGGCATGCTGAACGAGCCAGGTGCCGACTGGACGATCGAACGGCTCAGCCGCACGGCCGCCATGTCCCGTGCCACCTTCCTGCGCCAGTTCACCCGGGACACGGGGACGACCGTGGGCGCCTTCCTTACCCGGGCGCGGCTAATGGCCGCAGGGGAACTGCTCACCACCACCGACGCAACCGTCGCGACCGTCGCCGGCCAGGTCGGCTACTCCTCCGAGTCTGCGTTCTCACGGGCCTTCCGGGCGCACATCGGCACGACACCCGCCCGCTTCCGGCGCGAGAGAACGCGGGTACCCGGAGCAACGAAGACTGGATGA
- a CDS encoding SDR family oxidoreductase has protein sequence MNVAIVTGASSGIGRSAAIEIAKRGTGVILTYANNPQGGLETAAAIEREGGTAVALPLDVGESGTFAAFRDTVADVLRDTWRRDTFDYLVNNAGFAQTSLIEDTTEETFDGLMRVLLKGPYFLTQKLLPLMADGGAVVNTSSNSAATAGLEPGYAAYASMKGGLVVLTRYMAKEFSTRGIRVNAVSPGSTRTRIADDAFTRFPEVVPALAAKTALGRVGEPDDIGAMIATLVSDESRWVTAQNLEVSGGYNL, from the coding sequence ATGAACGTCGCCATCGTCACGGGCGCCAGCTCCGGCATCGGACGAAGCGCCGCCATCGAGATCGCCAAGCGCGGAACCGGCGTCATCCTGACCTACGCCAACAACCCACAAGGAGGGCTGGAAACGGCAGCCGCCATCGAGAGAGAGGGCGGTACGGCCGTCGCACTGCCGCTCGACGTCGGCGAGAGCGGTACCTTCGCGGCCTTCCGTGACACGGTGGCCGACGTGCTGCGCGACACCTGGCGGCGCGACACCTTCGATTATCTGGTCAACAACGCCGGTTTCGCGCAGACGTCGTTGATCGAGGACACGACCGAGGAGACGTTCGACGGCCTCATGCGGGTCCTGCTCAAGGGACCGTACTTCCTGACGCAGAAACTGCTGCCCCTGATGGCGGATGGCGGGGCCGTCGTCAACACGAGCAGCAACTCGGCGGCGACGGCCGGCCTGGAGCCCGGTTACGCGGCCTACGCGTCGATGAAGGGCGGCCTGGTCGTGCTGACGCGGTACATGGCCAAGGAGTTCAGCACGCGGGGCATCCGCGTCAACGCGGTCTCGCCGGGATCCACCCGCACCCGGATCGCCGACGATGCCTTCACCCGGTTCCCGGAGGTCGTCCCCGCCCTCGCCGCGAAGACCGCGCTCGGCCGGGTCGGCGAACCCGACGACATCGGCGCGATGATCGCCACACTGGTCTCCGACGAGAGCCGCTGGGTCACTGCCCAGAACCTCGAGGTATCGGGCGGCTACAACCTCTAG
- a CDS encoding alpha/beta hydrolase encodes MTTARPDLDPELRELLADLPLMSQLSPEVLTQLRRLPSTPLEPLLAHRHVDRREVTVPAKDGAPIRLSVLSPTNTDRTTAAPCVYWMHGGGMVMGDRFSQIDIPLEWLDEFGAVVVSVDYRLAPEATGTTLVDDCYQGLLWVAEHAAELGIDPARIVVAGASAGGGLAAGVTLLARDLGTPAIAAQMLICPMLDHRNTSTSSRQYSDGPGVWTREMNEFGWRCVLGGLTDDQVPAYVSPALADDLSGLPTTYIDTGSAEVFRDEDTDYATRIWSAGGQAELHVWAGGFHGFDALYPQAHISATARRTRTDWLTRALPPNPAA; translated from the coding sequence ATGACCACGGCACGACCCGACCTGGACCCCGAACTGCGTGAACTGCTCGCCGACCTGCCCCTCATGTCCCAGCTCAGTCCAGAGGTGCTCACGCAGCTGCGCCGGCTCCCGTCGACGCCCCTGGAGCCCCTCCTCGCACACCGGCATGTCGACCGGCGCGAAGTCACCGTGCCCGCCAAGGACGGTGCCCCCATCCGGCTGTCGGTCCTCAGCCCCACGAACACCGATCGCACCACCGCCGCACCCTGCGTCTACTGGATGCACGGCGGCGGGATGGTCATGGGCGACCGCTTCTCGCAGATAGACATCCCGCTGGAGTGGCTCGACGAGTTCGGCGCGGTCGTGGTCTCCGTGGACTACCGGCTCGCACCCGAGGCCACCGGCACCACCTTGGTCGACGACTGCTACCAGGGACTGCTCTGGGTCGCCGAACACGCCGCGGAACTGGGCATAGATCCCGCCCGGATCGTCGTCGCGGGCGCCAGCGCGGGCGGCGGCCTCGCCGCCGGCGTCACCCTCCTGGCCCGCGACCTCGGCACCCCGGCCATCGCCGCGCAGATGCTGATCTGCCCCATGCTCGACCACCGCAACACCAGCACCTCCAGCCGCCAGTACTCGGACGGGCCCGGCGTCTGGACCCGTGAGATGAACGAGTTCGGGTGGCGCTGCGTCCTCGGAGGCCTCACCGACGACCAGGTACCCGCCTACGTGTCACCCGCGCTGGCCGACGACCTCTCGGGCCTTCCGACTACCTACATCGACACCGGCTCCGCCGAAGTCTTCCGCGACGAGGACACGGACTACGCCACCCGTATCTGGTCGGCCGGCGGCCAGGCCGAACTCCACGTCTGGGCAGGCGGCTTCCACGGGTTCGACGCCCTCTACCCGCAGGCCCACATCTCGGCCACGGCCCGCCGGACCCGCACCGACTGGCTCACCCGAGCCCTGCCCCCGAACCCCGCCGCATAA
- a CDS encoding FAD-dependent oxidoreductase, with product MEITTVLTADILVVGFGKGGKTAARVLADAGRRVVLIEQSENMYGGTCPNVGCVPTKMLVHYANTKRLKDDAQEFFAHSIAGVRALTSAFRAGNFEALNGKATATIITGTARFVDPYTVSVGEGPDLITVTAPTILVNTGSEAVIPPIPGLASSSHLVSSTELTRTQNLPERLVVIGGGYLGLEFAGIYRHFGTEVTVLEAAGRLLPREDEDIAQSVEEILTGDGIRVITGAKVTEVRDSGAVSTVVYEKDGRTHTVEASALLPATGRRPVTDRLRLDAASVRTAPNGAIVVDEYLRSSQPHIYALGDVNGGEQFTYISLDDARIVLDQLLGEGKRTTGDRKAVPHTLFITPPLATVGLTESQARAQGFSIKVSREKVADIVAMPRAYTVEETRGVMKFIVDSDTDLILGAALLGIDAQEIINTVALAMRHNITATQLRDSIYTHPSSTEALNEVFDKVLP from the coding sequence ATGGAGATCACCACAGTGCTCACCGCGGACATTCTGGTCGTCGGCTTCGGCAAGGGCGGCAAGACCGCCGCTCGCGTTCTCGCCGACGCCGGCCGCCGCGTGGTCCTGATCGAGCAGTCCGAGAACATGTACGGCGGGACCTGCCCGAACGTCGGATGTGTGCCGACCAAAATGCTCGTCCACTACGCGAACACCAAGCGCCTCAAGGACGACGCGCAGGAGTTCTTCGCCCACTCAATCGCCGGCGTCCGCGCGCTGACCAGTGCCTTCCGCGCCGGCAACTTCGAGGCGCTGAACGGCAAGGCCACGGCGACGATCATCACCGGCACGGCCCGGTTCGTCGATCCGTACACGGTCTCCGTCGGAGAGGGACCGGACCTCATCACCGTCACCGCCCCCACGATCCTGGTCAACACCGGGTCCGAGGCGGTGATCCCCCCGATTCCCGGCCTCGCGAGCAGCTCCCACCTTGTCTCCAGCACGGAGCTCACCCGCACACAGAACCTGCCCGAGCGGCTCGTCGTCATCGGAGGCGGATACCTCGGCCTGGAGTTCGCGGGCATCTACCGGCACTTCGGCACCGAGGTCACGGTCCTCGAAGCCGCCGGCCGGCTCCTGCCGCGGGAGGACGAGGACATCGCCCAGTCCGTCGAAGAGATCCTCACCGGCGATGGCATCCGCGTCATCACCGGCGCGAAGGTCACCGAGGTGCGCGACAGCGGCGCCGTCTCGACGGTCGTATACGAGAAGGACGGGCGGACACACACCGTCGAGGCCTCCGCACTGCTGCCCGCCACCGGGCGCCGACCCGTCACGGACCGCCTCCGGCTCGACGCCGCCAGCGTCCGGACCGCGCCGAACGGCGCGATCGTGGTGGATGAGTACCTTCGCAGCAGCCAACCGCACATCTACGCACTCGGCGACGTCAACGGCGGCGAGCAGTTCACATACATCTCCCTGGACGACGCGCGCATCGTCCTGGACCAGCTCCTGGGCGAAGGCAAGCGCACCACGGGCGACCGCAAGGCAGTGCCTCACACCCTGTTCATCACTCCCCCGCTCGCCACAGTGGGACTGACCGAGAGCCAGGCGCGTGCGCAAGGATTCAGCATCAAGGTCTCGCGAGAGAAGGTCGCGGACATCGTGGCCATGCCTCGCGCCTACACCGTCGAGGAAACCCGCGGCGTCATGAAGTTCATCGTGGACTCGGACACCGACCTGATCCTCGGGGCCGCTCTGCTCGGCATCGACGCGCAGGAGATCATCAACACCGTCGCACTGGCCATGCGGCACAACATCACGGCCACGCAGCTCCGCGACTCGATCTACACCCACCCGAGCTCGACCGAAGCCCTCAACGAGGTCTTCGACAAGGTCCTCCCGTGA
- a CDS encoding aminoglycoside phosphotransferase family protein: MTLHENEIPVDEPLVRALLKAQRPEWAGLPLSPAGAGTDNTMYRLGHDLLVRLPRTADNGQSVRKEQEWLPRLAPHLACPIPEPVHAGTPTDAFPMVWSVYRWIDGDEAGPDAVRDWAAFGADLAAIVRELHRIDLMGATCTDGLSWYRGGSLEPCDQWITKCLNDCRATVGSELDVDTLEQLWRAALVLPEPSGPHVWLHGDLKPTNLLVREGKLHAVIDFGGLSVGFPDAEHSTVWDLPPQARQAYWDTLNLDDLTWTRARAWAVAVGVSGISYYWDTFPAFVAECRARLQAILADAATR; this comes from the coding sequence GTGACGCTTCACGAGAATGAGATCCCAGTCGACGAGCCGCTGGTCCGAGCACTACTGAAGGCGCAGCGCCCAGAGTGGGCCGGCCTACCGTTGTCGCCCGCAGGTGCGGGCACGGACAACACCATGTATCGGCTGGGCCATGACCTGCTCGTGCGACTTCCACGAACCGCCGACAACGGACAGTCCGTGCGGAAGGAACAGGAATGGCTTCCTCGCCTGGCGCCCCACCTTGCCTGTCCGATTCCCGAGCCCGTTCATGCCGGGACGCCCACCGATGCCTTCCCAATGGTCTGGTCGGTCTACCGCTGGATTGACGGTGACGAAGCCGGCCCGGACGCCGTCCGGGACTGGGCCGCCTTCGGAGCGGACCTGGCGGCGATCGTGAGGGAACTCCACCGCATCGACCTCATGGGAGCGACCTGCACGGACGGCCTCAGCTGGTACCGCGGTGGCAGCCTGGAGCCGTGCGACCAGTGGATCACTAAGTGTCTCAACGACTGCCGCGCCACGGTGGGTTCTGAGCTCGACGTTGACACTCTGGAACAGTTGTGGCGAGCCGCGCTCGTACTGCCCGAGCCCTCCGGGCCTCACGTGTGGCTCCACGGCGACCTCAAGCCGACCAATCTCTTGGTCCGGGAAGGCAAGCTCCACGCAGTCATCGACTTCGGAGGACTCTCGGTCGGCTTTCCCGACGCCGAGCACTCCACAGTCTGGGACTTGCCGCCACAAGCCCGACAGGCCTACTGGGATACCTTGAACCTCGATGATTTGACCTGGACCCGGGCCCGCGCCTGGGCGGTCGCGGTGGGCGTCAGTGGGATCTCCTACTACTGGGACACTTTCCCCGCCTTCGTCGCCGAATGCCGAGCACGTCTTCAGGCAATCCTCGCCGACGCCGCTACGCGTTGA
- a CDS encoding AraC family transcriptional regulator N-terminal domain-containing protein has product MHLEELRSLLARHARPDWTTAIDGVLISKVDRSDPPAPSMSGTVLAVIAQGSKRLALGDRVYEYGAGQYLVASVDLPVTGQFTQADPEQPALGFGLVLEPSTVAELLLQAGPGDTPRTGGAAPSGITVSDAPPALLDAVARLLRLLDEPRDRAVLAPLVTREILWRLITGEQGATVRQLGLADSSLSHISRAVRWIREHYAEAFQVEDVARLSGMSVSAFYRNFQAVTAMSPIQFQKQIRLQEARLLLATHPGDVTGVGHRVGYDNPSQFSREYRRQFGAPPSRDAARLRHSVRNPAGVLP; this is encoded by the coding sequence ATGCACCTCGAAGAGCTCCGCAGCCTGCTGGCCCGGCACGCCCGGCCCGACTGGACCACTGCCATCGACGGCGTCTTGATCTCGAAGGTCGACCGGTCGGATCCACCGGCTCCCTCGATGTCCGGCACGGTGCTGGCGGTCATCGCTCAGGGCTCCAAAAGACTCGCCCTGGGCGACCGGGTGTACGAGTACGGCGCCGGGCAGTACCTGGTCGCTTCCGTCGACCTGCCCGTCACCGGGCAGTTCACCCAGGCCGACCCCGAGCAGCCGGCGCTGGGGTTCGGACTCGTACTGGAACCGTCCACCGTCGCCGAACTGCTGCTGCAGGCCGGTCCCGGAGACACTCCCCGCACCGGCGGAGCCGCACCGTCCGGGATCACCGTCAGCGACGCCCCGCCCGCCCTCCTCGACGCGGTCGCCCGGCTGCTGCGCCTGCTCGACGAACCCCGCGACCGGGCCGTACTGGCCCCGTTGGTCACACGCGAGATCCTTTGGCGCCTGATCACCGGCGAGCAGGGCGCGACGGTCCGCCAGCTCGGCCTCGCCGACAGCAGCCTCAGCCACATCTCCCGGGCCGTGCGCTGGATCCGCGAACACTACGCGGAGGCCTTCCAGGTCGAGGACGTGGCGCGTCTCTCCGGCATGAGCGTCTCCGCCTTCTACCGCAACTTCCAGGCAGTGACCGCGATGAGTCCCATCCAGTTCCAGAAGCAGATCCGGCTGCAGGAGGCCCGGCTGCTGCTCGCCACCCACCCGGGCGACGTCACCGGAGTCGGCCACCGCGTCGGCTATGACAACCCGTCGCAGTTCAGCCGGGAGTACCGCCGTCAGTTCGGTGCGCCTCCCAGCCGGGACGCTGCCCGTCTGCGTCACAGCGTGCGCAATCCGGCAGGTGTCCTTCCCTGA
- a CDS encoding IS5 family transposase, with amino-acid sequence MRTLRSLTLRPAKTTSAQAPRATAHRQETEGRPTRSLAGGLTSKVHLAADRRCRPLAFVPAAGQAADSPQFVPVLQKLRVRRPVGHPRTRPDAVAGDKAYSSRANRAYLRERHTKAVIPEKKDQAANRKNKGRKGGRPVSHDTDLYKERNTVERLINKLKAWRSSATRYDKTPESYRAGLHLRASMIWIKDLTPTTH; translated from the coding sequence ATGAGAACGCTCCGGAGCCTGACCCTGCGCCCGGCGAAAACCACATCCGCGCAGGCCCCTCGGGCTACTGCCCACCGCCAGGAGACTGAAGGCCGCCCTACTCGGTCGCTCGCGGGCGGCCTGACCAGCAAGGTCCACCTGGCCGCCGACCGCAGGTGCCGCCCGCTTGCGTTCGTGCCGGCCGCTGGGCAGGCCGCGGACAGCCCGCAGTTCGTCCCCGTGCTCCAGAAATTACGGGTCCGTAGGCCCGTCGGCCATCCCAGAACCCGGCCCGACGCGGTCGCCGGGGACAAGGCCTATTCATCCCGCGCCAACCGCGCCTACCTGCGGGAACGGCACACCAAGGCAGTCATCCCGGAGAAGAAGGACCAGGCGGCCAACCGGAAGAACAAAGGCCGCAAGGGTGGCCGGCCCGTCAGCCACGACACCGACCTCTACAAGGAACGCAACACCGTCGAACGCCTGATCAACAAGCTCAAGGCCTGGCGCAGCAGCGCCACGCGGTACGACAAGACCCCGGAAAGCTACCGCGCCGGCCTCCACCTACGCGCCTCAATGATCTGGATCAAAGACCTCACCCCAACCACCCATTGA
- a CDS encoding putative quinol monooxygenase: MIVKYGFNATLSAKSGLGDRLVDLLLTGLDEGSPGASEHCVVYLVSRSASDPDVVHVTEGWTSEEDHHRIFAGEAAQAIVAQIDGLLAKESEYTDYVPVRGKAAF, encoded by the coding sequence GTGATCGTCAAATACGGCTTCAACGCCACGCTGAGCGCCAAGTCCGGACTGGGCGACCGACTGGTCGACCTGTTGCTGACCGGACTCGACGAAGGCAGCCCCGGCGCGAGCGAACACTGCGTGGTCTACCTCGTCTCCCGTTCCGCGTCCGACCCCGACGTAGTACACGTCACCGAGGGCTGGACCAGCGAGGAGGACCACCACCGGATCTTCGCCGGCGAGGCCGCCCAAGCCATCGTGGCGCAGATCGACGGACTGCTGGCCAAGGAGTCCGAGTACACCGACTACGTGCCGGTTCGCGGCAAGGCCGCTTTCTGA
- a CDS encoding GNAT family N-acetyltransferase, with the protein MTDLVIRPLAAGEESLFESLPDPGLVGFAAFGDTYSGMAAAGEYRPEWTWVALRDGVVVARAAWWAGPNDDNPLALDWFDFTDAVAAVQLLRASPLHAQYSLKLQPGWRDIPAVREQAQARIDAAVAAGLSPLVERFRYRWTPDCGVPARPGRLEFRPEPDDAAVLDVFRRIHQGSLDAHVRRTIATSGLEAAAQEELDYLRWLPSPREWWRLAYDSAGELVGLSVPGRHYGDPLIGYIGVVPEHRGHGYAYDLLVEATHKLVDEGVDRIVAGTDQINVPMAAHFARAGYPIAQERIDLI; encoded by the coding sequence GTGACCGACCTGGTCATCCGCCCTCTCGCCGCAGGCGAGGAATCACTTTTCGAATCTCTGCCCGATCCCGGTCTGGTCGGCTTTGCCGCCTTCGGCGACACCTACAGTGGGATGGCCGCCGCCGGTGAGTACCGCCCCGAGTGGACCTGGGTGGCCCTTCGCGACGGCGTCGTGGTCGCGCGCGCCGCTTGGTGGGCCGGCCCGAATGACGACAACCCGCTCGCCCTGGACTGGTTCGACTTCACGGACGCCGTTGCCGCCGTACAACTGCTCCGCGCCTCGCCACTGCATGCCCAGTACTCCCTCAAACTGCAACCCGGCTGGCGTGACATCCCCGCAGTCCGAGAGCAGGCCCAGGCCCGGATCGACGCGGCCGTCGCCGCGGGTCTTTCACCTCTGGTCGAGCGCTTCCGCTACCGCTGGACGCCGGACTGCGGCGTGCCCGCGCGCCCGGGCCGTCTCGAATTCCGTCCCGAGCCCGACGACGCGGCGGTCCTCGATGTCTTCCGCCGTATCCACCAGGGCAGTCTCGACGCCCATGTGCGCCGCACCATCGCCACATCCGGGCTGGAGGCGGCCGCCCAGGAAGAACTGGACTATTTGCGCTGGTTGCCGAGCCCGCGCGAGTGGTGGCGTCTGGCCTACGACTCCGCCGGGGAACTCGTCGGCCTAAGCGTCCCAGGCCGCCACTACGGAGACCCTCTCATCGGCTATATCGGCGTGGTGCCCGAGCACCGCGGCCACGGATACGCCTATGACCTGCTCGTCGAGGCCACACATAAGCTCGTCGACGAGGGCGTGGACCGTATCGTGGCCGGGACGGACCAGATCAACGTCCCGATGGCCGCTCACTTCGCGAGGGCCGGTTACCCGATCGCACAGGAACGCATCGACCTGATATAG